A single region of the Thermodesulfobacteriota bacterium genome encodes:
- a CDS encoding LD-carboxypeptidase produces the protein MRKPLPLRKADVIAVCAPAGPVNEGRLRRGIARLAAAGFVPEIAEGILAVDRCFAGEDGHRARQVEWALSLPEARAVMAARGGYGTTRLLPLLDWRKAARRPKLLVGFSDLTAILAYLSTRLRLPCIHGPMVAADLALRFDAGALDAFARLAAGKVSPKEPWGEPMERLRGGAADGMLTGGCLSVLTALLATPYSPDFRGALLFLEDVQEPVYRLDRMLTQWIQSGRWSQLAGILVGKMAPARGETVEDLQRVFHDAGKRLSVPVWYGFPAGHDGRNVALPFGVRARVDAKGRLFLLEPPVGEG, from the coding sequence ATGCGAAAACCGCTGCCTTTGCGGAAAGCGGACGTAATCGCCGTATGCGCCCCGGCGGGGCCGGTGAACGAGGGCCGCCTGCGGCGCGGCATCGCCCGCCTGGCCGCCGCGGGATTCGTCCCGGAGATCGCCGAGGGCATCCTCGCGGTGGACCGCTGCTTCGCCGGGGAAGACGGGCATCGCGCCCGCCAGGTCGAATGGGCGCTTTCGCTGCCCGAAGCGCGGGCCGTGATGGCCGCGCGCGGCGGCTACGGAACGACGCGGCTGCTCCCCCTGCTGGACTGGAGAAAGGCGGCGAGGCGGCCGAAGCTGCTGGTGGGATTCAGCGATTTAACCGCGATCCTGGCCTACCTTTCCACCCGGCTGCGGCTCCCCTGCATCCACGGGCCGATGGTCGCGGCGGACCTCGCCCTCCGGTTCGACGCGGGGGCGCTCGACGCGTTCGCGCGCCTGGCGGCGGGGAAGGTCTCCCCGAAGGAGCCGTGGGGGGAGCCGATGGAGCGCCTCCGGGGCGGCGCGGCGGACGGGATGCTGACCGGCGGCTGCCTCTCCGTGCTCACCGCGCTGCTCGCCACGCCGTACTCGCCCGACTTCCGGGGCGCGCTGCTGTTCCTCGAGGACGTGCAGGAACCCGTTTACCGGCTCGACCGGATGCTGACGCAGTGGATCCAGTCGGGGCGGTGGTCGCAGCTCGCCGGGATTCTCGTCGGGAAGATGGCCCCGGCGCGCGGCGAGACGGTCGAGGACCTCCAGCGTGTTTTCCACGACGCCGGGAAGCGGCTGTCGGTCCCCGTCTGGTACGGATTCCCCGCGGGGCACGATGGGCGCAACGTGGCGCTGCCCTTCGGCGTCCGGGCCCGGGTCGACGCGAAAGGACGGCTCTTCCTCCTCGAGCCGCCGGTGGGGGAGGGGTGA